Proteins encoded by one window of Methylovirgula ligni:
- a CDS encoding lysine--tRNA ligase, which produces MTALDPSATSALTLREAAGQAGAWPFEEARKIVARVARTGQKEVIFETGYGPSGLPHIGTFGEVARTTMVRHAFRLLTDDKVKTRLIAFSDDMDGLRKVPDNIPNKDVIAAHLGKPLTQIPDPFGTHSSFGAHNNARLRGFLDQFGFDYEFASATDYYTSGRFDAALLHMLARYEAVMAIMLPSFRQERAATYSPFLPIHPETGVVMQVPIEVVDAAAGKIAWRDPVSGESFVTLVTGGHAKLQWKPDWAMRWYALGIDYEMAGKDLIESVKLSGEIVRALGGAPPEGFNYELFLDEKGQKISKSKGNGLSIEEWLTYASPESLSLFMYQKPSAAKRLYFDVIPRTVDDYLSFLEAYPRQGVKEQLGNPVWHIHSGAPPAPELLRHEGQGTAISFGMLLNLAAVANSEDPQVLWGFLRRYAPGVSPQTHPQLDRLITYAVRYFRDFVRPSKTYREADEVERAALQQLSDMLGRLPADASAEEIQTALYDIARPIPRYQDLKAKGATPERPGVSNEWFNMLYQVLLGESRGPRFGSFVALYGIAETRQLIADALAGDLIRRHAEFLVERSGEKGA; this is translated from the coding sequence ATGACCGCCTTAGACCCTTCGGCCACCTCGGCCTTGACGCTTCGCGAAGCCGCAGGCCAGGCGGGTGCCTGGCCTTTCGAGGAAGCGCGCAAGATCGTCGCCCGCGTCGCCCGCACCGGCCAGAAAGAGGTGATCTTCGAGACGGGCTACGGCCCTTCCGGCCTGCCGCATATCGGCACCTTCGGCGAGGTGGCGCGCACGACGATGGTGCGCCATGCCTTCCGCCTGCTGACCGACGATAAGGTGAAGACCCGGCTCATCGCCTTTTCCGACGACATGGACGGGTTGCGCAAAGTCCCCGACAACATCCCGAACAAGGACGTGATCGCGGCCCATCTCGGCAAGCCGCTGACGCAGATCCCCGATCCGTTCGGCACCCATTCGAGTTTCGGCGCGCATAACAATGCGCGGCTGCGCGGGTTTCTGGATCAGTTCGGCTTCGATTACGAATTCGCCTCGGCGACGGACTATTATACGTCCGGACGGTTCGATGCCGCGCTGCTGCACATGCTGGCGCGATACGAGGCGGTGATGGCGATCATGCTGCCGAGCTTCCGGCAGGAGCGGGCCGCCACCTATTCGCCCTTTCTGCCGATCCATCCGGAAACCGGCGTCGTCATGCAGGTGCCGATTGAGGTCGTCGATGCGGCGGCAGGCAAGATCGCCTGGCGCGATCCCGTCTCGGGCGAGAGCTTCGTGACGCTTGTCACCGGCGGTCACGCCAAGCTGCAATGGAAGCCTGATTGGGCGATGCGCTGGTATGCGCTCGGCATCGACTACGAGATGGCCGGCAAGGATTTGATCGAATCGGTCAAGCTGTCGGGCGAGATTGTCCGCGCGCTTGGTGGGGCCCCGCCCGAGGGCTTCAATTACGAGCTCTTTCTCGACGAGAAGGGTCAGAAGATTTCGAAGTCGAAGGGCAATGGCCTCTCGATCGAGGAATGGCTCACCTATGCAAGCCCCGAGAGCCTGTCGCTTTTCATGTATCAGAAGCCGTCGGCGGCGAAGCGGCTCTATTTCGACGTCATCCCGCGCACCGTCGACGATTATCTTTCTTTCCTTGAGGCCTATCCGCGTCAGGGCGTGAAGGAACAGCTCGGCAATCCGGTCTGGCACATCCATTCCGGCGCGCCGCCGGCGCCCGAGCTTCTGCGGCACGAGGGGCAGGGCACGGCGATCTCCTTCGGCATGCTGCTCAATCTCGCCGCGGTCGCCAACAGCGAAGACCCGCAAGTGCTCTGGGGCTTCCTGCGCCGCTATGCGCCGGGCGTCTCACCGCAGACGCATCCGCAGCTCGACCGGCTCATCACCTATGCCGTGCGCTATTTCCGCGACTTCGTACGGCCGTCGAAGACCTATCGCGAAGCCGACGAGGTCGAGCGCGCGGCCCTGCAACAGCTCTCGGACATGCTCGGGCGCCTGCCCGCGGACGCGAGCGCGGAAGAGATCCAGACCGCGCTCTACGACATCGCGCGGCCGATTCCGCGCTATCAGGATTTGAAGGCCAAGGGCGCGACGCCAGAGCGGCCGGGCGTCTCCAACGAATGGTTCAACATGCTGTATCAGGTGCTGCTCGGTGAAAGCCGCGGGCCGCGCTTCGGCTCCTTCGTGGCCCTCTACGGCATCGCGGAAACCCGGCAATTGATCGCCGATGCCCTGGCGGGCGATCTGATCCGCCGCCACGCGGAATTTCTTGTCGAGCGGTCCGGGGAGAAGGGCGCGTAA
- a CDS encoding formylmethanofuran dehydrogenase subunit C — translation MTLVLTLKAQPPQRLDLSPLVPHLLEGKSAKEIAAIDLATTREPAKAGDIFRIRSGSVDEIRFEGGSERFDNLGHGATSGRIVLDGDAGSNVGRKLAGGEVIVTGHVGPYAGSSLASGRLEIKGDAGDFLAAPREGELHGMSGGLLVVRGTVGERAGDRLRRGTIIVEGDAGDWLASRFIAGTLIVLGAVGRNPGYLMKRGTLALANPPDLPPNFVDDGGYFAPFSAVLGRALQAESAGVAKFLRGPLHRFAGDVSVLGKGEIFIPG, via the coding sequence GTGACGCTCGTCCTCACGCTTAAAGCGCAGCCGCCGCAGCGGCTCGATCTTTCGCCGCTGGTGCCGCATCTGCTCGAAGGCAAAAGCGCGAAGGAGATCGCCGCCATCGATCTGGCGACCACCAGGGAGCCGGCGAAGGCCGGCGACATTTTCCGCATCCGTTCCGGCAGCGTCGACGAGATCCGCTTCGAGGGCGGCTCGGAGCGCTTCGACAATCTCGGCCACGGCGCGACAAGCGGCCGCATCGTCCTCGACGGCGACGCCGGCAGCAATGTCGGCCGCAAGCTGGCGGGCGGCGAAGTGATCGTCACCGGCCATGTCGGCCCTTATGCCGGTTCCAGCCTCGCGAGTGGACGGCTGGAGATCAAGGGCGATGCGGGCGACTTTCTCGCCGCGCCGCGCGAGGGTGAGCTTCACGGCATGAGCGGTGGCCTGCTGGTCGTGCGCGGCACGGTCGGCGAGCGGGCGGGCGACCGTCTGCGCCGCGGCACGATCATCGTCGAAGGCGATGCCGGCGATTGGCTGGCGAGCCGCTTTATCGCCGGCACGCTGATCGTGCTCGGCGCCGTCGGCCGCAACCCCGGCTATCTGATGAAGCGCGGCACGCTGGCGCTGGCCAATCCGCCCGATCTGCCGCCGAATTTCGTCGATGACGGCGGCTATTTCGCGCCCTTCAGCGCCGTGCTCGGCCGTGCGCTGCAGGCCGAAAGTGCGGGCGTGGCCAAATTCCTCCGCGGGCCGCTGCACCGCTTTGCCGGTGACGTCTCGGTACTTGGCAAGGGCGAGATTTTCATCCCTGGCTGA
- the fhcD gene encoding formylmethanofuran--tetrahydromethanopterin N-formyltransferase: MPGITRNGVRIDDSFAEAFPMRGTAILITGPNRKWARQAAVTLTGFATSVIGCGVEAGIDGEIDPRDTPDGRPGVRVLIFAMSSTELQNQLTNRVGQCVLTSPGSACFGDLVAPDQLKVGELLRYFGDGWQISKKFGGRHFWRIPVMDGEFLVEATTGMTKAAVGGGNLLICGADYESTLRAAEAAVEAMNKVKGAILPFPGGIVRSGSKVGSRYKVLHASTNDAFCPTLRGQVATALDDDLGCVLEIVIDGLTEAAVADSMRAGLAAIVKLGPKRGARRVSAGNYGGKLGPFHFHLKELAP, translated from the coding sequence ATGCCAGGGATAACGCGCAACGGCGTGCGCATCGATGACAGCTTCGCCGAAGCTTTCCCGATGCGCGGCACGGCGATCCTCATCACCGGGCCCAACCGCAAATGGGCGCGCCAGGCCGCGGTGACATTGACCGGCTTCGCCACCTCGGTCATCGGCTGCGGCGTCGAGGCGGGAATCGACGGCGAGATCGACCCGCGCGACACGCCGGACGGACGGCCGGGCGTGCGCGTGCTGATCTTCGCCATGTCCAGCACCGAATTGCAGAACCAGCTCACCAATCGCGTCGGGCAATGCGTGCTGACGTCGCCGGGCTCGGCCTGTTTCGGTGATCTTGTCGCGCCCGACCAATTGAAGGTTGGCGAACTCCTGCGCTATTTCGGCGATGGCTGGCAGATCTCGAAGAAATTCGGCGGCCGGCATTTCTGGCGCATCCCGGTGATGGACGGCGAATTCCTCGTCGAGGCGACGACCGGCATGACCAAAGCGGCCGTCGGCGGCGGCAATCTCCTGATCTGCGGCGCCGATTATGAATCGACCCTGCGCGCCGCCGAGGCGGCGGTCGAAGCGATGAACAAGGTAAAGGGCGCGATCCTGCCCTTCCCCGGCGGCATCGTCCGCTCGGGCTCCAAGGTGGGCTCGCGCTACAAGGTACTGCACGCCTCGACCAACGACGCCTTTTGCCCGACCTTGCGCGGCCAGGTCGCGACCGCGCTCGACGATGATCTCGGCTGTGTGCTCGAAATCGTCATCGACGGGCTGACCGAGGCCGCCGTCGCCGATTCCATGCGCGCCGGCCTCGCCGCCATCGTCAAGCTTGGTCCGAAACGCGGCGCACGCCGCGTCAGCGCCGGCAATTATGGCGGCAAGCTCGGACCCTTCCATTTTCATCTGAAGGAATTGGCGCCGTGA